A section of the Leptospira kobayashii genome encodes:
- a CDS encoding molecular chaperone DnaJ, which yields MVANAETTKSKRVLGDVIFELQNHSDSLRWFLSYERLAELLEIRKEECLRKIYNFRASQPHMSFSGGFHEVDGDYLIDFLSKELDVDYVSAEFLRSGIFFSERPLYELRESYKALIQTTVENHKLDKELLLLLAAATVDFDDAVDSYLMDKFEIEFFVGRTINMFIELRKIKTEYGAEGFLKDYLMALVPTKILNFRDITKEFRDRTYYEIFGRIRETKKKKKKPKQKLNLELEQLLTFFQLGEDAKIADVKKKFKELMKKYHPDINKKGEEMTKKIIIKYNRLIVLMAEAN from the coding sequence ATGGTAGCGAATGCAGAAACCACCAAATCCAAACGAGTCCTTGGGGATGTAATCTTTGAATTGCAAAACCATAGCGATTCCCTGCGTTGGTTTCTTTCCTATGAGCGCTTAGCCGAACTTTTGGAAATCCGAAAGGAAGAATGCCTTCGCAAAATTTACAATTTTCGCGCCTCCCAGCCGCATATGTCATTTTCCGGAGGATTCCATGAAGTGGATGGGGACTACCTGATTGATTTTTTATCCAAAGAATTGGATGTGGATTATGTTTCGGCGGAATTTTTACGATCCGGGATTTTTTTCAGCGAACGTCCATTATACGAACTTAGAGAATCCTACAAGGCGTTGATTCAAACTACAGTCGAAAATCATAAACTGGACAAAGAACTTTTACTGCTGCTTGCCGCAGCAACGGTTGATTTCGATGATGCTGTGGATTCTTATCTTATGGATAAATTTGAAATCGAATTCTTCGTAGGAAGAACGATCAATATGTTCATCGAACTTCGAAAGATCAAAACGGAATACGGGGCCGAAGGTTTTCTAAAAGATTATCTCATGGCACTCGTTCCTACTAAAATTTTGAACTTCCGGGATATCACCAAAGAGTTTCGAGATAGGACTTATTACGAAATTTTCGGAAGAATCAGAGAAACGAAAAAAAAGAAAAAGAAGCCAAAACAAAAACTGAATTTGGAATTGGAACAGCTACTCACATTCTTTCAGTTAGGTGAAGATGCGAAAATAGCGGATGTTAAGAAAAAGTTCAAAGAGCTTATGAAAAAATATCACCCCGACATCAATAAAAAAGGGGAAGAGATGACGAAAAAAATCATTATCAAATACAATCGCCTGATCGTGTTAATGGCCGAGGCAAATTAA
- a CDS encoding acyl-CoA dehydrogenase family protein, with protein MTYPTLKHPSLDPYDISDYKGLRGQNFYEKDKALQRVVERYSEKFAPDHKKAMVDHIKGYGELVGGILDELTEKSHKEGKYGELVKYDRTGKRIDQIVYSPEQTLSRKISYDYGVVNLDFHSNWKFGFPYIHRYALTYLMNLNGEGGVACPLAMTDGMINALKQIGTDKQKEKYLALTAGEKSESHFMAGQYVTERVGGSNVLANRTIAKKLDNGKWLLNGEKWFCSNPGDLWVTTAKIEGTNTIGMFLVPRIKENGELNGHHILRKKDIIGSRGKLTVEIIYEDVEAEEFGRPGHGIVNLIKYIIKISRIHVGFGACGNARRGVMEAIEYAKWRTAYGKKVNQFSSYARNLAEMQILQTAMTFVNFRSVDLVEKEDTASEVLIPLLKYKSSSQASWVTQQAILCLGGNGIVGDFSPLPRLHNDSIINETWEGTHLIVTDHCLHALQKPKVFTAFSNLIEVLRKDAKGKSELKYAYDILEEKFQEIKDILEKETKDWREINRVYIADLTYGVTALAEFLEQAAYDLKKGSKSVYTDFANGYAELFSNGIDSPRKRDGVFLNPESLEAIVQY; from the coding sequence ATGACTTATCCGACTTTGAAACATCCATCTCTTGATCCCTATGATATTTCCGATTATAAAGGACTTCGGGGACAGAATTTTTACGAGAAAGACAAGGCTCTGCAAAGAGTTGTGGAACGATACAGCGAAAAGTTCGCTCCCGATCATAAAAAAGCTATGGTCGATCATATCAAAGGGTATGGGGAACTGGTTGGCGGGATTTTAGACGAGCTTACGGAGAAGTCCCACAAAGAAGGTAAATACGGCGAGCTTGTCAAATACGATCGTACTGGCAAAAGAATCGACCAAATCGTTTATTCTCCCGAACAAACCCTCTCCCGCAAAATATCTTACGATTACGGTGTGGTGAATCTGGATTTTCATTCGAATTGGAAATTCGGATTTCCATATATTCATCGTTATGCGCTCACTTATCTGATGAATCTTAATGGTGAAGGCGGTGTTGCCTGTCCTTTGGCTATGACCGACGGGATGATCAATGCCCTGAAACAAATCGGAACGGATAAACAAAAGGAAAAATACCTGGCTCTTACTGCGGGCGAAAAAAGTGAATCTCATTTTATGGCAGGTCAGTATGTTACGGAAAGAGTAGGCGGAAGCAATGTACTGGCAAACCGGACCATTGCTAAAAAACTAGACAACGGCAAATGGTTGTTAAATGGAGAAAAGTGGTTTTGCTCCAATCCCGGCGATCTTTGGGTAACTACTGCCAAGATAGAAGGAACAAATACGATAGGAATGTTTCTTGTTCCCAGGATCAAAGAAAACGGAGAACTCAACGGTCATCATATCCTCCGCAAAAAAGACATCATCGGTTCTCGCGGAAAACTCACTGTTGAAATCATCTATGAAGACGTGGAAGCGGAAGAATTCGGAAGGCCCGGACATGGAATCGTAAACTTAATCAAATACATCATCAAGATTTCCCGCATCCATGTGGGGTTCGGTGCTTGCGGGAATGCACGCCGTGGTGTGATGGAAGCCATCGAATATGCTAAATGGAGAACAGCTTACGGCAAAAAAGTAAATCAATTCAGTTCTTACGCCCGCAATCTCGCGGAAATGCAAATTTTACAAACTGCCATGACATTTGTAAATTTTCGTTCGGTGGATCTTGTGGAAAAAGAAGATACCGCTTCCGAAGTATTGATTCCTCTTTTGAAATACAAATCCTCTTCCCAGGCAAGTTGGGTAACGCAACAAGCGATTTTGTGTTTGGGAGGAAATGGAATTGTAGGAGATTTTTCTCCTCTTCCTCGACTCCATAACGATTCCATCATCAATGAAACTTGGGAAGGAACTCATCTGATCGTAACGGATCATTGTTTGCATGCATTACAAAAACCGAAAGTTTTCACGGCTTTTTCTAATCTAATCGAAGTTTTGCGAAAAGACGCGAAAGGAAAATCCGAATTGAAATATGCTTACGATATTCTGGAAGAAAAATTCCAAGAGATAAAGGATATTCTGGAAAAGGAAACGAAGGACTGGAGAGAAATCAATCGGGTTTATATCGCCGACCTCACTTATGGTGTGACTGCTTTGGCCGAATTTTTGGAACAAGCTGCGTATGATCTTAAAAAAGGCTCCAAGTCAGTTTATACTGATTTTGCGAACGGATACGCGGAGTTATTTTCAAACGGCATCGATTCTCCCAGAAAGAGAGATGGAGTGTTCTTGAATCCCGAATCTTTGGAGGCGATTGTCCAATATTAA
- a CDS encoding AEC family transporter, with protein sequence MSNLLLLGICFGLGLLFRRSGRFPESTTQVLNGFILHVSLPALVLYHIHELQITSAILLPAIMPWIVFLVAAGFFLSLHKFKKIEFKTAVCLILTAGFGNTSFVGFPLLEAYLGKESLGYGIVADQLGTFLALSFPGIILASLAEQGSWKFKPLFVKVIGFAPVQALILAFLLRSFPYPEWAKIVLLRLGDTLTPLALVSVGFLLNLRTLGGHKKTLLLGLGFKLAFIPVLIYFIYAKITPDRMMFETIVLEASMAPMVTSTIIAMEKHLNPHLAGLMLGVGIPLSFGTTWIVLNIIRGIT encoded by the coding sequence ATGTCCAATCTCCTTTTGCTTGGAATTTGTTTTGGATTAGGGCTTCTCTTTCGCAGGTCGGGACGTTTTCCGGAAAGTACGACTCAAGTACTGAACGGATTTATTTTGCATGTTTCCCTTCCTGCGCTCGTATTGTATCATATTCACGAACTTCAAATAACGAGCGCTATTCTTTTACCGGCGATCATGCCATGGATTGTGTTTCTGGTTGCCGCAGGATTTTTTTTAAGCCTGCACAAATTTAAAAAGATCGAATTTAAAACTGCGGTTTGTCTGATTCTGACTGCCGGATTTGGAAATACTTCCTTTGTCGGATTTCCTTTGCTTGAGGCGTATTTAGGAAAAGAATCCTTAGGTTACGGAATTGTTGCCGATCAATTGGGAACTTTTCTTGCTTTGAGTTTTCCCGGTATCATACTTGCTTCCTTGGCGGAACAAGGATCTTGGAAATTCAAACCTTTGTTTGTCAAAGTAATCGGTTTTGCCCCTGTGCAAGCATTGATACTTGCTTTTTTGCTTCGCTCTTTTCCTTATCCGGAATGGGCAAAAATCGTTTTACTTAGATTAGGTGATACTCTGACTCCATTGGCTTTGGTATCAGTGGGTTTCCTTTTGAATCTAAGGACTTTGGGAGGGCATAAAAAAACTCTTCTATTGGGATTAGGATTCAAACTCGCCTTCATTCCGGTACTCATCTACTTTATTTATGCTAAAATCACGCCGGACCGGATGATGTTTGAAACGATTGTTTTGGAAGCATCGATGGCACCTATGGTAACTTCCACCATCATCGCAATGGAAAAACATTTAAACCCACATCTCGCAGGTCTTATGTTAGGTGTTGGAATCCCTCTTTCTTTCGGAACTACATGGATTGTGTTGAACATAATCCGAGGAATCACATGA
- a CDS encoding DMT family transporter codes for MNIKFLLLLILAMVSWGISWPIAKLVANLLPVHVLVFWRFLVTFLSVIPLLYFLKIPFLLKSGRDYMNVLIGGIIYTLYGQFFFLGLVNGLPGAGGVLVTTLNPIITFFIVASIQKKRVSKRQSLGLFFGLIGGLVILKVWQFSVGSLIQSGNLFFLLCAFTWATLSLNSQRTGESMSPIVYSLYVYLVGSVIEFLFAFRDPAILQVFEFGWDFWLSIAYLSIVSTTFGTTVYFYAAARLGSQIASSFIFIVPLSAFLSSVFIVDEPIQLPVLIGGGLAILAVYLINSKRKDVAIESLVEN; via the coding sequence ATGAATATAAAATTTTTATTATTATTGATACTTGCAATGGTATCTTGGGGGATTTCCTGGCCGATTGCCAAATTGGTCGCCAATTTACTACCTGTCCATGTATTGGTGTTTTGGAGATTTTTGGTAACTTTCCTCTCGGTAATTCCATTGCTTTATTTTTTAAAGATTCCGTTTTTACTTAAGTCCGGTCGTGATTACATGAATGTGCTAATCGGAGGGATCATATATACATTGTACGGTCAGTTTTTCTTTTTGGGATTGGTGAACGGTTTGCCCGGTGCGGGAGGAGTCTTGGTTACGACTCTAAATCCTATTATTACATTTTTTATCGTAGCTTCGATTCAGAAAAAAAGGGTCAGCAAACGACAGTCACTCGGTTTATTCTTCGGGTTAATCGGGGGACTTGTAATTTTGAAAGTTTGGCAATTCAGCGTTGGGTCTCTCATTCAGTCGGGAAACTTATTTTTTCTATTATGTGCATTCACTTGGGCGACCTTATCTTTGAATAGCCAGAGAACCGGTGAGTCGATGTCCCCTATTGTTTATAGTCTTTACGTGTATTTGGTGGGATCTGTGATCGAATTTTTATTCGCTTTCCGTGACCCTGCAATTTTGCAGGTATTCGAATTCGGTTGGGATTTTTGGTTATCTATCGCTTATCTTTCCATCGTCTCTACAACATTCGGAACCACTGTTTATTTTTATGCGGCGGCAAGACTTGGTTCTCAAATCGCCAGCTCTTTTATTTTTATCGTACCTTTATCCGCTTTTTTGAGCAGTGTTTTTATCGTCGACGAACCGATCCAATTACCGGTGTTAATCGGTGGTGGTTTGGCGATTCTTGCAGTATATCTTATTAATTCGAAAAGGAAAGATGTAGCAATTGAAAGTCTCGTGGAAAACTAG
- a CDS encoding DUF4442 domain-containing protein, translating to MKVSWKTRLRVWLFNFYPPYLGAGIRITHIAPDFSKFRTEMNLTFYNKNYVGVHFGGSLYAMCDPFFMLILLEKLGTDYIVWDKAGNMQFLKPGTGKVFAEFYIPDEEIARIKEEVVKKKKADFVFYADVKDTEGEAIARVEKVVYVRRRGKLPLQN from the coding sequence TTGAAAGTCTCGTGGAAAACTAGATTAAGAGTTTGGTTATTTAATTTTTACCCTCCTTATTTGGGAGCGGGAATCAGGATCACTCATATTGCTCCTGATTTTTCCAAATTTAGAACGGAAATGAATCTCACTTTCTATAATAAGAATTATGTGGGAGTTCATTTTGGCGGTTCTTTGTATGCCATGTGTGATCCGTTTTTTATGTTGATCCTTTTGGAAAAGCTGGGAACGGATTATATTGTTTGGGACAAAGCCGGCAATATGCAATTTCTAAAGCCGGGAACAGGCAAAGTATTTGCGGAGTTTTATATCCCGGATGAGGAAATTGCACGCATCAAAGAGGAAGTGGTAAAAAAGAAAAAAGCGGACTTTGTTTTTTATGCAGATGTCAAAGATACGGAAGGCGAGGCAATCGCTCGTGTGGAAAAAGTTGTCTATGTGCGAAGAAGAGGCAAATTGCCTCTTCAAAATTAA
- a CDS encoding 1-acyl-sn-glycerol-3-phosphate acyltransferase, translating to MSIAYHDLRQAVLGSGPMGLIVSTLVAQKYDEVTLWIPDKELAESLKKRRQTEIMGMTLEIPQHIEIVSGLDQFGRDDWAFHIAVPSRSFMDNLHSLIDTLDPKNDYVFSFFTKGILESKYRKKHGFVTYSQYLDHVLKEKNFTSSTIAVVNGPSMVAELMEEKYTFFNIGSEIKKTADYLAELFLSNYVHTSTTDDIHGMEIIGVAKNPMAIAAGIVSLMPNYGTNLLGEIMSVGFQEVRDLAMKYGARPDTVMGRSGLADFIATATSNRSRNKKFGQKIAGELLSGQEKLSILDKVEIFFSPKQFIERESNKWHDNVEGTYALSILIELANDIRLPFSFHRTLFDVLTRKQPPDSLLHLIRGTKTSSAPSQLIVPKKQGLNLTSGIDFQSLLVDRIVKHINNSSGTTSRIKKQSAAIVETTQKRLSKAKRKKQNLDIEKFSQELEVWQRFHVSNKDEESTLIKELIRFYVREIADNYSPTVRESLLRFIAPIRLFSGGFMRGSMIPHIGGKTEVVKALSSKYNILYAPTHRSHLDSVEVAYSLFHLGLPVPRYAAGINLMSNPFWEWMLKSLGAYAVDRERTRNSLYLECLTLYSQVMLEQGIPSLVYPEGTRSRTGGVVPVKTGLLTTAVNAFRSSGTEIVIVPMALSYETVPEDNQFCDIPEDLGMAGFLAKRSNVYVEFCDPIPISEYAHTDDPTLELSYRISKGWKQYHKLLPNQIVAKILSENEHNVEVSQATSLVEDFITRHNGNYLTRDPEEIWEKGKKVLEKRKLVEESNRVLRSKVESLVNYYGNMIPEDADQKY from the coding sequence ATGTCTATCGCCTATCACGACTTAAGACAAGCCGTATTAGGAAGCGGACCGATGGGATTGATAGTTTCCACATTGGTAGCGCAAAAATACGATGAAGTCACTCTATGGATCCCCGATAAAGAATTAGCCGAGTCTTTAAAGAAACGGCGCCAAACAGAAATTATGGGGATGACTTTGGAAATACCCCAACATATCGAAATAGTTTCCGGTCTGGATCAATTCGGACGGGATGATTGGGCCTTCCATATCGCAGTTCCATCCCGCTCCTTTATGGACAATTTGCATTCTCTCATAGATACTCTTGATCCGAAAAACGATTATGTATTTTCTTTTTTCACAAAAGGAATCTTAGAAAGCAAATACAGAAAGAAACACGGGTTTGTTACTTATAGCCAATATCTGGATCATGTTCTAAAAGAAAAAAATTTCACTTCTTCCACTATCGCAGTAGTGAACGGACCATCCATGGTGGCGGAACTTATGGAAGAAAAATATACATTCTTCAATATAGGTTCGGAAATAAAAAAGACAGCTGACTATTTGGCCGAATTATTTTTATCCAATTACGTTCATACTTCCACAACGGATGACATTCATGGGATGGAGATCATCGGCGTTGCAAAAAATCCTATGGCGATCGCCGCAGGAATCGTTTCTCTTATGCCGAATTACGGAACGAATCTATTAGGCGAAATTATGTCTGTCGGTTTCCAAGAAGTAAGAGATCTTGCAATGAAATACGGAGCAAGGCCTGATACGGTTATGGGCAGGTCGGGACTTGCCGATTTCATTGCAACTGCAACAAGCAATCGAAGCAGAAATAAAAAATTCGGACAAAAAATCGCAGGAGAGTTGTTAAGCGGTCAGGAAAAACTGAGTATACTGGATAAAGTAGAGATCTTTTTTTCACCGAAACAATTCATCGAAAGAGAATCCAATAAATGGCATGATAATGTGGAAGGCACTTATGCTTTGAGTATTTTAATCGAGCTTGCCAACGATATACGTTTGCCTTTCAGTTTTCATCGTACATTGTTTGATGTGCTGACTAGAAAACAGCCTCCTGATTCGCTTCTTCATCTCATCCGAGGAACAAAAACTTCCTCGGCACCGAGCCAACTGATTGTTCCCAAAAAACAAGGGTTAAATCTTACATCCGGTATCGATTTTCAAAGCCTTTTGGTGGATCGCATCGTAAAACACATCAATAACTCCTCCGGCACAACTTCGCGAATAAAAAAACAATCTGCGGCAATCGTTGAAACAACTCAAAAAAGACTGAGTAAAGCCAAACGAAAAAAACAAAATCTGGATATCGAAAAATTCTCACAGGAATTGGAAGTTTGGCAGAGGTTCCATGTTTCCAATAAAGATGAGGAATCAACTCTGATCAAAGAACTGATCCGTTTTTATGTAAGAGAAATCGCGGATAATTACAGCCCGACAGTTCGTGAATCGTTATTGCGGTTCATAGCCCCCATCCGGTTGTTTTCCGGCGGTTTTATGCGTGGGTCGATGATTCCACATATCGGCGGTAAAACGGAAGTTGTAAAAGCACTCTCCAGCAAATACAACATACTATATGCACCAACACATAGATCCCATTTGGATTCGGTGGAAGTCGCCTACTCATTATTTCATTTGGGACTACCTGTTCCTCGTTATGCGGCCGGTATCAACTTGATGTCCAATCCTTTTTGGGAATGGATGCTCAAATCACTTGGTGCTTATGCAGTCGATCGGGAAAGAACCAGAAATAGTTTGTATTTGGAATGTCTGACTTTATATTCACAGGTAATGTTGGAACAAGGAATCCCATCTTTGGTTTATCCCGAAGGCACTCGCTCCAGAACGGGAGGGGTAGTTCCGGTCAAAACGGGATTACTCACAACCGCTGTGAACGCGTTCCGAAGTTCAGGGACTGAGATTGTTATCGTTCCGATGGCACTGTCCTATGAAACGGTTCCAGAAGACAATCAGTTCTGCGATATTCCGGAAGACCTGGGCATGGCGGGATTTTTGGCGAAACGATCCAATGTGTATGTCGAGTTTTGCGATCCTATACCTATATCAGAATATGCTCATACGGATGATCCTACTTTGGAACTGTCCTATCGTATTTCCAAGGGCTGGAAACAGTATCATAAACTTTTACCAAATCAGATAGTGGCGAAGATTTTGTCGGAGAACGAACATAATGTGGAAGTCAGCCAGGCCACATCTCTCGTAGAGGACTTTATCACACGGCATAACGGCAATTATCTGACCCGCGACCCCGAGGAAATCTGGGAAAAAGGAAAAAAGGTTTTGGAAAAAAGAAAACTGGTCGAAGAATCGAATCGGGTTCTGCGTTCTAAAGTGGAATCTCTTGTCAATTACTACGGCAATATGATTCCGGAAGACGCAGATCAGAAGTACTAA
- a CDS encoding SLC13 family permease produces MPIISFLISLILLLPAGFGFYQSWFGLTPSQEINLAIGLLAAYLWVSEAIPLYVTGFLILFLELIWLLPNWGGPAPKPIVFLSCYFSETILLFLGGFVISEAIAHYRLDETLARFVIKNTKGSSLYLLIGLGLSTGFLSCWMNNTATAAMMLGLVAPMMKNLSLESHLRKSVLFVIPFSANLGGIGTPVGTLPNVIGIGYMKEKGVDIGFLPWMAFGMPVFLISVMLLCGLLYWSFLKDREEESPKLFTPLKDEISKTSLKYNLSYLIIGITILGWMTSDLHKISNGTVALVPIIAFFGLKLLDLNHFRSLSWDVLILMGGGIALGKAMEETGLAKQFIDLLLLGDNSSFSLFCIFSIMSLGLSCFLSNTSVANLMLPITMGLPTEVILPAALGATIGASLAMPFPVSTPPNALAFSYGGIKSIEMAKIGGIISILALIVFLAVGGGILHFAGWVDFSH; encoded by the coding sequence ATGCCAATCATTTCATTTCTAATCAGTTTAATTCTACTTCTTCCCGCTGGTTTTGGTTTTTACCAGTCTTGGTTCGGGTTGACTCCCTCCCAGGAAATCAATCTGGCAATTGGACTGCTTGCGGCATATCTTTGGGTCTCGGAAGCCATACCTCTTTATGTAACTGGTTTTTTAATCCTGTTTCTGGAGCTGATTTGGTTATTGCCCAATTGGGGAGGACCTGCTCCCAAACCGATCGTATTTTTATCCTGTTATTTTTCCGAAACCATATTACTGTTCTTAGGCGGTTTTGTCATCTCGGAGGCGATTGCGCATTATAGGTTAGATGAAACTCTCGCCAGATTTGTGATCAAAAACACAAAAGGTTCTTCTTTATACTTGCTGATCGGTCTTGGGCTCTCTACCGGCTTTTTATCCTGCTGGATGAACAATACCGCAACGGCAGCTATGATGCTCGGTCTTGTCGCTCCCATGATGAAAAACCTGAGTTTGGAGTCTCATTTGAGAAAGTCGGTTTTGTTCGTGATTCCTTTTTCCGCCAATTTGGGCGGGATTGGGACTCCTGTGGGAACTTTACCGAATGTAATCGGAATCGGATATATGAAGGAGAAAGGAGTCGATATCGGTTTTTTGCCATGGATGGCTTTCGGCATGCCGGTGTTTCTCATTTCAGTCATGCTTTTGTGCGGACTTTTGTATTGGAGTTTTTTGAAAGACAGGGAAGAGGAAAGTCCGAAACTATTTACGCCTTTGAAAGATGAAATTTCAAAAACAAGTTTGAAGTATAACTTAAGTTATTTGATTATCGGTATCACTATCCTCGGTTGGATGACATCGGATCTTCATAAGATTTCCAATGGAACGGTCGCATTGGTTCCGATCATTGCTTTCTTCGGATTAAAACTTTTGGACTTAAATCATTTTCGATCTCTTTCATGGGATGTTTTGATTTTGATGGGAGGGGGAATCGCCCTTGGAAAAGCGATGGAAGAAACGGGGCTTGCAAAACAGTTTATCGATTTACTTTTATTAGGTGACAACTCTTCTTTCTCTTTATTTTGCATATTTTCCATTATGTCTCTTGGTTTATCTTGTTTTTTGTCCAATACATCCGTTGCCAATCTGATGCTTCCCATTACAATGGGTTTGCCTACGGAAGTCATTCTTCCCGCCGCACTTGGAGCGACAATCGGCGCTTCTCTTGCTATGCCTTTTCCGGTTTCCACTCCTCCCAATGCTTTGGCATTTAGTTACGGTGGAATCAAGAGTATAGAGATGGCAAAGATAGGAGGAATCATTTCCATACTTGCTTTGATCGTTTTTTTGGCTGTAGGCGGAGGAATTTTACACTTTGCCGGATGGGTGGATTTTTCGCATTAA
- a CDS encoding CAP domain-containing protein has product MKKFSIIFISSVAFLISCTTPAKKQAVVKEEKKETTTVGNSVADKGQLAFLEAIEDGRKLPSSSKWKPEQYEELNDQSFSSYAPAKERIDFANIDYPLLNAALFFETSKERRKLGLKPFRYSALCEQAAFGHAQDMVNLNFYSHTSKVSGKENLKDRLELVGIINPTSGENIINSFAIDYKPGTPVYNPEQNEGKFFSYQKKGPPIPNHTYLSLADSLVESWMNSPPHRRNILNPDFSYMGGGVYYYQDAKFQNMDKVKAVQVFSSKP; this is encoded by the coding sequence ATGAAAAAGTTTAGCATAATTTTTATTTCGTCGGTTGCATTTTTAATTTCCTGCACCACCCCGGCTAAAAAACAAGCAGTTGTTAAAGAAGAAAAAAAAGAAACCACGACTGTGGGCAATTCGGTAGCCGACAAAGGGCAACTGGCATTTCTGGAAGCGATCGAAGACGGAAGAAAACTTCCTTCTTCCAGCAAATGGAAACCGGAACAATACGAAGAATTGAACGATCAGTCTTTCAGCTCTTACGCGCCCGCAAAAGAGAGAATCGATTTTGCAAATATAGATTATCCGCTTTTAAACGCAGCTTTGTTTTTTGAGACCAGCAAGGAACGAAGAAAATTGGGTTTAAAACCGTTTCGTTATTCTGCGTTATGTGAACAGGCTGCCTTCGGTCACGCCCAAGATATGGTGAATCTTAATTTTTATTCACATACAAGCAAGGTTTCGGGAAAAGAAAATTTGAAGGATAGATTGGAACTTGTGGGAATCATCAATCCTACATCCGGTGAAAATATAATCAATTCCTTTGCCATTGATTATAAACCCGGGACTCCTGTTTATAACCCGGAACAAAACGAAGGAAAGTTTTTCAGCTACCAGAAAAAAGGCCCTCCGATTCCCAACCATACTTATCTAAGCCTAGCTGATTCTTTGGTGGAGTCCTGGATGAACTCTCCTCCTCATAGAAGAAATATTCTAAACCCTGACTTTAGTTATATGGGCGGTGGAGTTTATTATTATCAGGATGCGAAATTTCAGAATATGGACAAGGTAAAGGCTGTACAAGTTTTCTCTTCAAAACCTTAA
- a CDS encoding EVE domain-containing protein encodes MKYWLFKTEPDVFSIDDLEREKISFWEGVRNYQARNYLRDEVKKGDLVLFYHSSTDPTGIVGVAEIVESQIPDPFQFDPNSKYFDPKSKKEDPRWFGVRLKLSKRFKNFLSLAELKTVKSLSKMVLVQKGSRLSIQPVQKSEFDTITKLGN; translated from the coding sequence ATGAAGTATTGGCTTTTTAAAACAGAACCCGATGTTTTTTCCATAGACGACCTGGAAAGAGAGAAAATCTCTTTCTGGGAAGGTGTTCGCAATTACCAAGCACGCAATTATTTAAGAGACGAAGTCAAAAAAGGTGACTTGGTTTTATTTTATCACAGCAGCACTGATCCGACAGGGATCGTAGGAGTTGCAGAGATAGTTGAATCGCAAATCCCCGATCCTTTTCAATTTGATCCGAATAGCAAATACTTTGATCCTAAAAGTAAAAAAGAAGATCCTCGTTGGTTTGGTGTTAGGCTAAAATTATCGAAACGATTTAAAAACTTTTTGTCTTTAGCCGAATTGAAAACCGTAAAGAGTTTGAGCAAAATGGTTTTGGTTCAGAAAGGTTCGCGACTTTCCATCCAGCCGGTTCAAAAATCCGAATTTGATACGATCACCAAACTCGGAAATTAA